One Kitasatospora sp. NBC_01266 genomic window carries:
- a CDS encoding amino acid ABC transporter permease, translating to MPDGIREVLGPLGHGLLLTLAMTGLAFAGALVLGVLLAVCRISPVPPLRVLGAGYVTVFRNIPLLVLLVLFVFGLPDVGLLFSLFATVTLTMALYWAAFVCEVLRAGIRTVPFGQAEAARALGLTAGQSIRYVILPQALRSMVQPLAGVFIGLALSTSLAAAVGVAEMTGQAQFTTLKYDQPLTSFAATTVVYVLITLTSGLVAGRIEKKVAIHR from the coding sequence ATGCCGGACGGTATACGGGAAGTCCTCGGCCCGCTCGGCCATGGCCTGCTGCTGACGCTGGCCATGACCGGGCTGGCCTTCGCGGGCGCGCTGGTGCTGGGCGTGCTGCTGGCCGTCTGCCGGATCAGCCCGGTGCCGCCGCTGCGGGTGCTGGGCGCCGGGTACGTCACGGTGTTCCGCAACATCCCGCTGCTGGTGCTGCTGGTGCTCTTCGTCTTCGGCCTGCCGGACGTCGGCCTGCTCTTCTCGCTCTTCGCCACCGTCACCCTGACCATGGCGCTGTACTGGGCGGCCTTCGTCTGCGAGGTGCTGCGCGCGGGCATCCGGACGGTGCCGTTCGGCCAGGCCGAGGCGGCTCGCGCGCTCGGTCTGACGGCGGGCCAGAGCATCCGGTACGTCATCCTGCCGCAGGCGCTGCGCTCGATGGTGCAGCCGCTGGCGGGCGTCTTCATCGGGCTCGCGCTGAGCACCTCGCTGGCCGCCGCGGTCGGGGTGGCCGAGATGACCGGGCAGGCCCAGTTCACCACGCTCAAGTACGACCAGCCGCTGACCAGTTTCGCCGCGACGACGGTGGTGTACGTACTGATCACGCTGACCTCCGGGCTGGTCGCCGGGCGGATCGAGAAGAAGGTGGCGATCCACCGATGA
- a CDS encoding AfsR/SARP family transcriptional regulator has protein sequence MGGIEVVGPDTGTARFTVLGLLAIADERETAVLQPSKPATLLAALLVRPNTVVSVEWLQWAIWGEEIPTTAKAALHSCVLRLRRLFARYGIAGRTIEALPGGYRMVADARSLDLLEFRELLVRAEQAADRSAELTLLRGALALWQLPVLGNVPSDALHREEVPRLTEEWLRTAERVYDIELALGRCREVLAELWSAARSHPVHERFWEQLIEALYRTGRRADALAEYRRVRDHLSDELGVDPGPPLRRLELAILRGESVTDQPDDGRDRAVLVDQEDRAEQVAQVTAPGARGGPRGVPRTELSPELAALADPADPVDGATGDLVLTALVQAGLLREGPRGQYRMHELLRSFTLAAAGSWADTPVAAACRSARLTKPAELAELTELTGSSEPPEPIGPAVPDGTGTGTGTCIDADHSRSTRPSAAPLPSQEV, from the coding sequence ATGGGCGGGATCGAGGTGGTCGGACCGGACACCGGCACTGCCCGTTTCACCGTCCTCGGGCTGCTCGCCATCGCCGATGAGCGCGAGACCGCGGTGCTGCAGCCCTCGAAGCCGGCCACGCTGCTGGCCGCGCTGCTGGTGCGCCCGAACACAGTGGTCTCGGTGGAGTGGCTGCAGTGGGCGATCTGGGGCGAGGAGATCCCGACCACGGCGAAGGCCGCGCTGCACTCCTGCGTGCTGCGGCTGCGCCGGTTGTTCGCCCGGTACGGCATCGCGGGTCGCACCATCGAGGCGCTGCCCGGCGGCTACCGGATGGTGGCCGACGCGCGGAGCCTGGACCTGCTGGAGTTCCGCGAGTTACTGGTGCGGGCCGAGCAGGCCGCCGACCGGAGTGCGGAACTCACCTTACTTCGCGGGGCACTGGCCCTGTGGCAGCTGCCGGTGCTCGGCAACGTCCCCTCGGACGCGCTGCATCGCGAAGAGGTGCCCCGGCTCACCGAGGAGTGGCTGCGCACCGCCGAACGGGTCTACGACATCGAACTGGCCCTGGGCCGATGTCGCGAAGTACTCGCGGAACTCTGGTCGGCCGCCCGCTCGCATCCGGTGCACGAGCGGTTCTGGGAGCAGCTGATCGAGGCGCTGTACCGCACCGGCCGCCGCGCGGACGCACTCGCGGAGTACCGCCGGGTCCGCGACCACCTGTCGGACGAACTCGGCGTCGATCCGGGACCGCCGCTGCGGCGTCTCGAACTCGCGATCCTGCGCGGCGAGTCGGTAACCGACCAGCCCGACGACGGGCGCGATCGGGCGGTCCTGGTGGATCAGGAGGACCGGGCCGAGCAGGTCGCGCAGGTCACCGCACCCGGCGCGCGGGGTGGACCGCGCGGCGTGCCGCGGACCGAACTGTCGCCCGAGCTGGCCGCGTTGGCCGATCCGGCTGATCCGGTGGATGGCGCCACCGGTGACCTGGTGCTGACCGCTCTGGTCCAGGCCGGCCTGCTGCGCGAAGGGCCGCGCGGGCAGTACCGGATGCATGAGCTGCTGCGCTCCTTCACCCTTGCCGCTGCCGGCAGTTGGGCCGACACCCCGGTCGCCGCCGCCTGCCGGTCGGCCAGGCTGACCAAGCCGGCCGAACTTGCCGAACTGACCGAGCTGACCGGAAGCTCCGAGCCTCCCGAACCGATCGGGCCGGCCGTTCCGGACGGCACCGGCACCGGCACCGGCACCTGTATCGACGCTGACCATTCCAGATCTACGCGGCCGTCGGCCGCCCCGCTGCCCAGCCAAGAGGTGTGA
- a CDS encoding amino acid ABC transporter permease — protein sequence MSEVPPMSDVPPTSDVPPTSGEPAVSEEPAVRQGATVRRGAASKRAAAVRRAATAGAEHRLLFDEPGPRARRRIRIATGLSLVVIAALLGLTIRQFAVHGQLSADQWSMYGQWPIIRFLLDGIGKTLLVTVVAAAIAFPLAAPVALVRLSRARVPRALARGYVELFRAVPLLLLLYVFLFALPRAGVTFPVFWQLVLPIVLSNIPVVSEIFRAGVLAQPRGQAEAAYSLGMTYWQAMRLVVVPQAVRKLLPALVSQLVRLLKDSSLGYVVSYVELLHQTQVLGEYYHTVLSSYLVGAACYLLINVGLSRLATALDRRRPS from the coding sequence ATGAGCGAGGTGCCACCGATGAGCGACGTGCCGCCGACGAGCGACGTGCCGCCGACGAGCGGGGAGCCGGCGGTGAGCGAGGAGCCGGCGGTGCGGCAGGGCGCGACGGTGCGGCGGGGCGCAGCATCGAAGCGGGCGGCCGCGGTGCGGCGGGCCGCGACGGCGGGCGCCGAGCACCGCCTGCTCTTCGACGAGCCGGGCCCCCGGGCCCGGCGCCGGATCAGGATCGCGACCGGCCTCTCGCTGGTCGTGATCGCCGCTCTGCTCGGCCTGACGATCCGTCAGTTCGCCGTCCACGGGCAGCTGTCGGCCGATCAGTGGTCGATGTACGGGCAGTGGCCGATCATCCGGTTCCTGCTGGACGGGATCGGCAAGACGCTGCTGGTGACCGTCGTCGCGGCGGCGATCGCCTTCCCACTGGCCGCGCCGGTGGCGCTGGTGCGGCTGAGCCGGGCCCGGGTGCCGCGCGCGCTGGCCCGCGGGTACGTGGAGCTGTTCCGCGCCGTGCCGCTGCTCCTGCTGCTCTACGTCTTCCTGTTCGCGCTGCCCCGGGCCGGGGTGACCTTCCCGGTCTTCTGGCAGCTGGTGCTGCCGATCGTGCTGAGCAACATCCCGGTGGTCTCGGAGATCTTCCGGGCCGGGGTGCTGGCCCAGCCGCGCGGGCAGGCCGAGGCCGCGTACAGCCTGGGCATGACGTACTGGCAGGCGATGCGCCTGGTGGTGGTGCCGCAGGCGGTGCGCAAGCTCCTGCCCGCGCTGGTCAGCCAGTTGGTGCGGCTGCTCAAGGACTCCTCGCTGGGCTACGTGGTCAGCTATGTGGAGTTGCTGCACCAGACCCAGGTGCTCGGCGAGTACTACCACACCGTGCTCTCCAGCTACCTGGTCGGCGCCGCCTGCTATCTGCTGATCAACGTCGGCCTCTCCCGGCTGGCCACGGCGCTGGACCGCCGCCGGCCGAGCTGA
- a CDS encoding alkaline phosphatase family protein: protein MRSRSRLAGLCAVALTAAASLSAALSTGSSAVAAPATAGVIPTPAHVVVVMEENHSFDDIIGDTDDAPYINSLADQGALMTSSFGVTHPSEPNYMALFGGDTFGLTGDSCPVNEGNTPNLGSELLAAGKTFTGYAEGLPSVGSTKCTSGEYARKHAPWANFSNIPTADQQPFSAFPSNYSKLPTLSFVIPNLDDDMHDGTIAQGDSWLQNNLSNYATWAQQNNSLLIVTWDEDDYTESNQIPTIVVGAGVAPGQYSETINHYNLLATLEQMYGLNAVGNSASAAPISDIWS, encoded by the coding sequence ATGCGTTCGAGGTCGCGTCTCGCCGGGCTGTGTGCCGTCGCTCTGACGGCTGCCGCTTCGCTCTCCGCCGCCCTCTCCACCGGCAGCTCCGCCGTGGCCGCCCCCGCCACGGCCGGCGTGATCCCCACCCCCGCGCACGTGGTCGTGGTGATGGAGGAGAACCACTCCTTCGACGACATCATCGGTGACACCGACGACGCCCCCTACATCAACTCGCTGGCCGACCAGGGGGCCCTGATGACCTCCTCGTTCGGCGTCACGCACCCGAGCGAGCCGAACTACATGGCGCTCTTCGGCGGCGACACCTTCGGCCTGACCGGGGACTCCTGCCCGGTCAACGAGGGCAACACGCCGAACCTCGGCTCCGAACTGCTGGCCGCCGGCAAGACCTTCACCGGTTACGCGGAGGGCCTGCCCTCGGTCGGCTCCACCAAGTGCACCTCGGGCGAGTACGCCCGCAAGCACGCGCCGTGGGCGAACTTCAGCAACATCCCCACCGCCGACCAGCAGCCCTTCTCGGCCTTCCCGAGCAACTACAGCAAGTTGCCCACCCTGTCGTTCGTGATCCCGAACCTGGACGACGACATGCACGACGGCACCATCGCGCAGGGCGACAGCTGGCTGCAGAACAACCTGTCGAACTACGCGACCTGGGCGCAGCAGAACAACAGCCTGCTGATCGTCACCTGGGACGAGGACGACTACACCGAGAGCAACCAGATCCCCACCATCGTCGTGGGTGCGGGCGTCGCGCCGGGCCAGTACAGCGAGACGATCAACCACTACAACCTGCTCGCCACCCTGGAGCAGATGTACGGGCTGAACGCGGTCGGCAACAGCGCCTCCGCCGCGCCGATCTCCGACATCTGGAGCTGA
- a CDS encoding glutamate ABC transporter substrate-binding protein, producing the protein MHARSRTPLVAAALTAALALSLAACGSSGSSLPAPKSSGGAAAPTFQQVIDSAPVAAASAIPADSLMAKIKARGTLNVGGTDTSALFSLKDPVTGKLTGFDAGLAQMLAKYITGKPNENLVLVTADTRETLLQNGTVDSVFATYTITPARAQKVAFAGPYYSSGDAILVAKDNTGITKVGDLNGKTVCTESSSTAANDLKQYAPTAHVILFQTNAECQQAVEQGRADAYVLDQALLLGDQYRDPKVKVVGQPFTSEPYGIGLPLSSPEMKTFVNDWLKEIQADGEWAKLWKATIGSVLSGDAPTPPAIGSVQGS; encoded by the coding sequence GTGCACGCCAGGTCACGCACTCCCCTGGTCGCCGCCGCACTCACCGCGGCGCTGGCCTTGTCCCTCGCGGCCTGCGGCAGTTCGGGCAGCTCGCTGCCCGCGCCGAAGAGCTCCGGCGGGGCGGCCGCGCCGACCTTCCAGCAGGTGATCGACAGCGCCCCGGTGGCCGCCGCCTCGGCGATCCCGGCCGACAGCCTGATGGCGAAGATCAAGGCCCGCGGCACGCTGAACGTCGGTGGCACCGACACCTCGGCGCTCTTCTCGCTCAAGGACCCGGTCACCGGCAAGCTCACCGGCTTCGACGCCGGGCTGGCCCAGATGCTCGCCAAGTACATCACCGGCAAGCCCAACGAGAACCTGGTGCTGGTCACCGCGGACACCCGCGAGACGCTGCTGCAGAACGGCACCGTCGACTCCGTCTTCGCGACCTACACGATCACCCCGGCGCGCGCGCAGAAGGTGGCCTTCGCCGGCCCCTACTACTCCTCCGGTGACGCGATCCTGGTCGCCAAGGACAACACCGGCATCACCAAGGTGGGCGACCTCAACGGCAAGACGGTCTGCACCGAGTCCAGCTCGACGGCCGCCAACGACCTGAAGCAGTACGCGCCGACGGCCCACGTGATCCTCTTCCAGACCAACGCCGAGTGCCAGCAGGCGGTCGAGCAGGGCCGGGCCGACGCCTACGTGCTGGACCAGGCGCTGCTGCTCGGCGACCAGTACCGGGACCCGAAGGTCAAGGTGGTCGGCCAGCCGTTCACCAGCGAGCCCTACGGGATCGGTCTGCCGCTCTCCTCGCCCGAGATGAAGACCTTCGTCAACGACTGGCTGAAGGAGATCCAGGCCGACGGCGAGTGGGCCAAGCTGTGGAAGGCGACGATCGGCAGCGTGCTCAGTGGTGACGCGCCGACCCCGCCGGCGATCGGCTCGGTCCAGGGCAGCTGA
- a CDS encoding TOMM precursor leader peptide-binding protein — translation MALYEEIAQTRPRIRRDVLYTQTPTGVLFHNAHGGFSLTTKNAYRFASLIVPHLDGSHQLSDICAGLGESQRAMVTQLVGALYGRGFARDAGPAPQGPSVLPAEVAARFGAQVEYIDHYVDAAAERFGRFRATRVAVLGEDEVARWCALSLVRNGCAEVVVRGEFPEVAAEAEELAATGCEVTIRQFTSGLEDVDLVVVTSGPRELLRLAAAGLPGGVRLLPAWTIGERAVLGPLMTEGVAGCWTCAALRLGANGDAGQAAELWSRLAPLPPLESGGREPGGPLAAMLGNLLGYEVFRLATGALAAETDGKLIVQDLDSMDVACEPLLAHPRCPRCAALTEAADAAEAAGLPAPTVAELTAADAPRPQPADGAGEEAAAQAALAELDARAVLVRAQAGVFTEFADDRWHQTPLKAGTVTLNLAPGTRRRITAFDVHHVAGARLRALYRATEVYTEHVIPPAGLRHEAAGLPAVDPASLSTASGSPVGEVRAWGPARSLLTGASWLVPAAALRPFGPHNQRRAYEATAAGCGAGGTLAEASVRALRSALGYDALRRALRGAAELATIPLDLLLADVELTFLTRSAKNLDVELELLRLGGADEPLPVVLARAGGGTQWSLGSGADLRGAVLEAVRDLLGIVQLGRDLGEGERVDPGEAPLRALDPATLVAGGALVSELGGRREWAEVLELVRAAGRDLLLARAGAADLRAGQIEVVKALVVDGASGEH, via the coding sequence ATGGCCCTGTACGAGGAGATCGCCCAGACACGTCCGCGGATCCGCAGAGACGTGCTCTACACCCAGACGCCCACCGGGGTGCTCTTCCACAACGCGCACGGCGGCTTCAGCCTCACCACCAAGAACGCCTACCGCTTCGCGTCGTTGATCGTTCCGCATCTGGACGGGTCGCACCAGCTGTCGGACATCTGTGCCGGGCTGGGTGAGAGCCAGCGCGCGATGGTGACCCAGTTGGTCGGCGCCCTGTACGGGCGGGGTTTCGCCCGCGATGCGGGTCCGGCGCCGCAGGGGCCGTCCGTGCTGCCGGCTGAGGTCGCCGCGCGGTTCGGTGCGCAGGTCGAGTACATCGATCATTACGTGGACGCGGCGGCGGAGCGGTTCGGCCGTTTCCGCGCGACCCGGGTCGCGGTGCTGGGTGAGGACGAGGTGGCGCGCTGGTGCGCGCTGAGTCTGGTGCGCAACGGCTGTGCGGAGGTGGTGGTGCGGGGGGAGTTCCCGGAGGTCGCCGCCGAGGCTGAGGAACTCGCGGCCACTGGATGTGAGGTGACGATTCGTCAGTTCACCTCTGGGTTGGAGGACGTGGACCTGGTGGTGGTCACCAGTGGGCCGCGGGAGCTGCTGCGGCTGGCGGCGGCCGGTCTGCCGGGCGGCGTGCGGCTGCTGCCGGCGTGGACGATCGGGGAGCGGGCGGTGCTGGGCCCGCTGATGACCGAGGGCGTGGCCGGCTGTTGGACGTGTGCCGCGCTGCGGCTGGGCGCCAACGGCGATGCGGGTCAGGCGGCCGAGTTGTGGAGTCGCCTCGCGCCGCTGCCCCCGCTGGAGTCGGGCGGCCGGGAGCCGGGCGGGCCGCTGGCGGCGATGCTGGGCAACCTGCTGGGCTACGAGGTGTTCCGGCTCGCCACCGGGGCGCTGGCCGCCGAGACGGACGGCAAGCTGATCGTGCAGGACCTGGACTCGATGGACGTTGCCTGCGAGCCGCTGCTGGCGCACCCGCGCTGCCCCCGCTGCGCCGCGCTCACCGAGGCCGCCGACGCCGCCGAGGCCGCCGGGCTGCCGGCGCCCACCGTCGCCGAACTCACGGCGGCCGACGCGCCCCGCCCGCAGCCGGCCGATGGCGCGGGCGAGGAGGCGGCGGCCCAGGCGGCGCTGGCCGAACTCGACGCCCGCGCCGTGCTGGTGCGTGCGCAAGCCGGTGTGTTCACCGAGTTCGCGGACGACCGCTGGCACCAGACGCCGCTGAAGGCCGGCACGGTGACGCTGAACCTGGCTCCGGGCACGCGCCGGCGGATCACCGCCTTCGACGTCCACCATGTCGCCGGCGCCCGGCTGCGCGCGCTCTACCGGGCGACCGAGGTCTACACGGAACACGTGATCCCGCCCGCCGGGCTGCGCCACGAGGCGGCCGGCCTGCCCGCGGTGGACCCGGCCTCGCTGAGCACTGCCAGCGGCAGCCCGGTGGGCGAGGTGCGGGCCTGGGGCCCGGCCCGCTCGCTGCTCACCGGCGCGTCCTGGCTGGTGCCGGCCGCCGCGCTGCGCCCGTTCGGCCCGCACAACCAGCGCCGCGCCTACGAGGCCACGGCGGCGGGTTGCGGCGCCGGCGGCACCCTCGCCGAGGCGAGCGTGCGCGCGCTGCGCTCGGCACTGGGCTATGACGCGCTGCGCCGGGCGCTGCGCGGTGCGGCCGAGCTCGCGACGATACCGCTGGACCTGCTGCTGGCGGATGTCGAACTCACCTTCCTGACCCGCTCCGCCAAGAACCTCGACGTGGAGCTCGAGTTGCTGCGCCTGGGTGGTGCGGACGAGCCGCTGCCGGTGGTACTGGCCCGGGCCGGCGGTGGCACCCAGTGGTCCCTGGGCAGCGGTGCCGACCTGCGGGGGGCGGTGCTGGAGGCGGTGCGGGACCTGCTCGGGATCGTGCAGCTGGGCCGTGACCTGGGTGAGGGCGAGCGCGTCGATCCGGGCGAGGCGCCGCTGCGTGCGCTGGATCCGGCGACGCTGGTGGCGGGCGGTGCGCTGGTGAGCGAGCTGGGCGGGCGGCGCGAGTGGGCCGAGGTGCTGGAGCTGGTGCGGGCCGCCGGTCGGGATCTGCTGCTCGCCCGGGCGGGCGCCGCCGACCTGCGGGCCGGTCAGATCGAGGTGGTCAAGGCTCTTGTGGTGGACGGGGCTTCGGGTGAGCACTGA
- the efeB gene encoding iron uptake transporter deferrochelatase/peroxidase subunit has product MSTPEPTAPVPAQCPVAAAPALRRRAFLRGATVGAALGAGALAGAYAASADDSTGQAVGPSGRSIAFHGPHQAGITTPPQAAAGFVSFNVIAPDRAGLQQLLGILTDRIRTLTAGGPVPATDLASPPTDSATLGPVLPRDGLTVTVGVGASLFDSRYGLADRKPAKLVQMPAFPDDNLVGSKELHGDLSLQICADSRDTVMHALRDITRHTRGLMQPSWKVDGFHAAPRPSGTPRNQLGFKDGIANPDTTDPKQTDAVLWTHGGANGEPAWTEGGSYQVIRIIRMLVEFWDRVSLHEQETMIGRRRDSGAPLDGTAETDLPNYQADPQGLIIPMNAHIRLANPRTAATADQLILRRGYNYERGLDLDGNLDVGLVFCCYQQDVSRQFQVVQQRLAGEPLVDYISPTGGGYFFALPGVKGPNDQFGAGLFA; this is encoded by the coding sequence GTGAGCACGCCGGAACCGACCGCCCCCGTCCCCGCCCAGTGCCCCGTGGCGGCTGCCCCCGCACTGCGCCGCCGCGCCTTCCTGCGCGGCGCCACCGTCGGTGCCGCGCTCGGCGCCGGCGCGCTGGCCGGCGCGTACGCGGCCAGCGCCGACGACTCGACCGGCCAAGCGGTCGGCCCGTCCGGCCGGAGCATCGCGTTCCACGGTCCGCACCAGGCGGGCATCACCACTCCGCCGCAGGCCGCCGCCGGCTTCGTGTCGTTCAACGTGATCGCGCCGGACCGGGCCGGACTCCAGCAGCTGCTGGGTATCCTGACCGACCGGATCCGCACGCTGACCGCAGGTGGCCCGGTGCCCGCCACCGATCTGGCCTCACCGCCCACCGACAGCGCCACTCTGGGCCCGGTGCTGCCCCGCGACGGCCTGACCGTCACGGTGGGCGTCGGCGCCTCGCTCTTCGACTCCCGCTACGGGCTGGCCGACCGCAAGCCCGCCAAGCTGGTGCAGATGCCCGCCTTCCCCGATGACAACCTGGTCGGCTCCAAGGAGCTGCACGGCGACCTGTCGCTGCAGATCTGCGCCGACTCCCGGGACACCGTGATGCACGCGCTGCGCGACATCACCCGGCACACCCGCGGTCTGATGCAGCCGAGTTGGAAGGTCGACGGGTTCCACGCGGCCCCGCGCCCGAGCGGCACCCCGCGCAACCAGCTGGGCTTCAAGGACGGCATCGCCAACCCCGACACCACCGACCCGAAGCAGACCGACGCCGTGCTGTGGACGCACGGTGGCGCGAACGGCGAACCGGCCTGGACGGAGGGCGGCTCCTACCAGGTGATCCGGATCATCCGGATGCTGGTGGAGTTCTGGGACCGGGTCTCGCTGCACGAGCAGGAGACGATGATCGGCCGCCGCCGCGACTCCGGCGCCCCGCTGGACGGCACGGCCGAGACCGACCTGCCCAACTACCAGGCCGATCCGCAGGGTCTGATCATCCCGATGAACGCGCACATCCGGCTGGCCAACCCGCGCACCGCCGCCACCGCCGACCAGCTGATCCTGCGCCGCGGCTACAACTACGAGCGGGGCCTGGACCTGGACGGCAACCTGGACGTGGGACTGGTCTTCTGCTGCTACCAGCAGGACGTGTCCCGGCAGTTCCAGGTCGTGCAGCAGCGGCTGGCGGGCGAGCCGCTGGTCGACTACATCTCGCCGACCGGCGGTGGCTACTTCTTCGCGCTGCCGGGGGTCAAGGGCCCGAACGACCAGTTCGGCGCGGGCCTGTTCGCCTGA
- a CDS encoding class II glutamine amidotransferase: protein MCRLLGVITRAPMRLADSLTDLTEPFAGLSREHRDGWGLAAWQADGELAVAKEVVPAHLSEAFPKALAESVTDAALLHIRLASPGLPTETRNTHPFSAGTIAFAHNGYFTPVDALDELIGPELLATAHGDTDSERYFLRVLARLRTEDPVDALAGAAADIRERARFASLNCLLLTERALYAYTDEDPESEVSRRRGPDFFQLHYQARADRVAVASSGIGPQSAQDGWSVLPYRQVLEVRRSDLRISTHLVQPQLV, encoded by the coding sequence ATGTGCCGCCTGCTCGGCGTGATCACCCGTGCCCCGATGCGGTTGGCCGACTCGCTGACCGATCTGACCGAACCGTTCGCCGGGCTGTCCCGCGAACACCGCGACGGCTGGGGCCTGGCGGCCTGGCAGGCCGACGGTGAACTGGCGGTGGCCAAGGAGGTGGTGCCCGCGCACCTCAGCGAGGCCTTCCCCAAGGCACTGGCCGAGTCGGTCACCGACGCCGCGCTGCTGCACATCCGGCTGGCCAGCCCCGGCCTGCCCACCGAGACCCGCAACACCCATCCGTTCAGCGCCGGCACCATCGCCTTCGCGCACAACGGCTACTTCACGCCGGTCGACGCCCTCGACGAGCTGATCGGCCCCGAACTGCTCGCCACCGCGCACGGCGACACCGACTCGGAGCGCTACTTCCTGCGGGTGCTCGCCCGGCTGCGCACCGAGGACCCGGTCGACGCGCTGGCCGGGGCCGCCGCCGACATCCGCGAGCGCGCCCGGTTCGCCAGTCTCAACTGCCTGCTGCTCACCGAGCGGGCACTGTACGCGTACACCGACGAGGACCCGGAGTCGGAGGTGAGTCGCCGGCGCGGCCCCGACTTCTTCCAGTTGCACTACCAGGCGCGGGCCGACCGGGTCGCGGTCGCCTCCAGCGGGATCGGTCCGCAGTCGGCGCAGGACGGCTGGTCGGTGCTCCCCTACCGCCAGGTGCTGGAGGTGCGCCGCAGCGACCTGCGGATCTCGACCCACCTGGTGCAGCCTCAACTGGTCTGA
- a CDS encoding EfeM/EfeO family lipoprotein, whose protein sequence is MPQSADPPGPRGRLDVIRRRPLRTALAALVVLAAAGLIGSAPSAGGAAALPGGALRIDTTGCGTAPAQLHAGRVSFGVTNASKVYATVYLVSGDASLAYAEIPWLGPGKTLPLATTLTGGQYEIRCVFSSGPVLSTGQIQVKGTASGAVAGYLPMGDKELTKPVNDYRSYVEAALPKLLAAAQTLDGDLARGDLTAARTDWLAAHLDYERLGAAYNSFGDYDDSLNGMANGLPQGVGTASWTGFFALEHGLWHGRTADQLRPLSQQLVSDASGLIDDFPSEDTDPGDLPLRAHEILENALQFQLTGIADYGSGTTLATLDANIQGTEEVLSVLVPVIQPRDPGLLDQLNKELPALDAEVTATRAADGSWTPPAALDTARRQRLDGDLGALLEQLAVLPNLLTPRNHA, encoded by the coding sequence ATGCCGCAGTCCGCCGACCCGCCGGGGCCCAGAGGGCGCCTGGACGTCATCCGCCGCCGACCGCTGCGCACCGCGCTGGCCGCCCTGGTGGTGCTCGCCGCCGCCGGCCTGATCGGCTCGGCGCCGTCCGCCGGGGGCGCTGCGGCGCTGCCCGGTGGCGCGCTGCGGATCGACACCACCGGCTGCGGCACCGCGCCGGCCCAACTGCACGCCGGGCGTGTCTCGTTCGGCGTCACCAACGCCTCCAAGGTGTACGCGACGGTCTACCTCGTCTCGGGTGACGCGAGCCTCGCCTACGCCGAGATCCCCTGGCTCGGTCCGGGCAAGACGCTGCCGCTGGCCACCACGCTGACCGGCGGCCAGTACGAGATCCGCTGCGTCTTCTCCAGCGGCCCGGTGCTCAGCACCGGCCAGATCCAGGTCAAGGGCACGGCGAGCGGCGCGGTGGCCGGCTATCTGCCGATGGGCGACAAGGAGTTGACGAAGCCGGTCAACGACTACCGCTCCTACGTCGAGGCGGCGCTGCCCAAACTGCTGGCCGCCGCCCAGACCCTGGACGGCGACCTGGCCCGCGGCGACCTGACGGCGGCCCGTACCGACTGGCTGGCCGCGCACCTGGACTACGAGCGGCTGGGCGCCGCCTACAACTCCTTCGGCGACTACGACGACTCGCTCAACGGCATGGCCAACGGCCTGCCGCAGGGCGTCGGCACGGCGAGCTGGACCGGCTTCTTCGCCCTGGAGCACGGCCTGTGGCACGGCCGCACCGCCGATCAACTGCGACCGCTCAGCCAGCAGTTGGTGAGTGACGCGAGCGGCCTGATCGACGACTTCCCCAGCGAGGACACCGATCCGGGCGACCTGCCGCTGCGCGCCCACGAGATCCTGGAGAACGCGCTGCAGTTCCAGCTGACCGGCATCGCCGACTACGGCAGCGGTACCACGCTGGCCACCCTGGACGCCAACATCCAGGGCACCGAGGAGGTGCTCTCGGTGCTCGTCCCGGTGATCCAGCCGCGCGACCCCGGTCTGCTGGACCAGCTGAACAAGGAACTCCCGGCGCTGGACGCCGAGGTGACGGCCACCAGGGCCGCCGACGGCTCCTGGACGCCGCCCGCCGCGCTCGACACCGCCCGGCGCCAGCGCCTGGACGGCGACCTCGGTGCGCTGCTCGAACAACTCGCCGTCCTGCCCAACCTGCTGACCCCGAGGAACCACGCGTGA